The Polypterus senegalus isolate Bchr_013 chromosome 9, ASM1683550v1, whole genome shotgun sequence genome includes a window with the following:
- the LOC120535021 gene encoding neurogranin-like, with product MDCSSEDCTKQQDEEVLDIPLDDPEANKAAAKIQASFRGHMTRKKIKSGKPGEEVRINIRECSAHHELCNRELGGNTSERAYYTPHQMWLNPEIMSSSARLSYATN from the exons ATGGACTGCAGCAGC GAAGACTGCACTAAGCAGCAAGATGAGGAAGTGCTGGACATTCCATTGGATGACCCAGAGGCAAATAAAGCAGCAGCAAAAATCCAGGCCAGCTTTCGCGGCCACATGACCAGAAAGAAGATCAAAAGTGGCAAACCTGGAGAAGAGGTGAGGATCAACATAAGAGAATGCTCAGCACATCATGAATTGTGCAACAGAGAATTAGGAGGGAACACTAGTGAGCGGGCTTATTATACTCCACACCAGATGTGGCTGAATCCTGAAATCATGTCCAGCTCAGCCAGATTGTCATACGCTACAAACTAA